A single genomic interval of Anopheles marshallii chromosome 2, idAnoMarsDA_429_01, whole genome shotgun sequence harbors:
- the LOC128718483 gene encoding microfibril-associated glycoprotein 4-like — MAVHWCIVLLSVIIGVAVTEHPPNNPPFVLDEVNAAAETRILERVAHLLQSLSDKIKMLHDRVDSLILAQNVANKSMEKVSEQLQSFSTSTTQRMINLEQKMINLNHKFGRIPEDTGVYFMRPDPSKNITFAVSRDWTNNHGYGDNWIIFQRRFNGSVDFYRNWTEYKQGFGDLRGEHWLGLEKLHMIVKTQRHELLIVLEDFEGVIAYAHYDDFQIGNETEKYIIKSVGKYTGTAGDSFTYHKDQLFTTNDQDNDKADYNCAQSFVGGWWFKSCYFSHLNGKYVDGNNKLVRGINWNSFRGDTNSLKSTKMMVRPVE; from the exons ATGGCTGTACATTGGTGCATTGTGTTGCTTTCCGTGATTATTGGCGTGGCGGTTACAGAGCATCCTCCCAACAATCCTCCTTTCGTTTTGGATGAGGTTAATGCTGCAGCCGAAACTCGGATACTAGAGCGAGTGGCTCATTTGTTACAAAGCTTGagtgacaaaataaaaatgttgcacGATCGAGTTGACAGTTTAATCCTTGCGCAAAATGTAGCAAACAAATCTAtggaaaaagtttcggaaCAATTACAAAGCTTTTCAACATCAACTACGCAACGGATGATCAATCTAGAGCAAA AAATGATCAATTTAAACCACAAGTTCGGACGAATTCCAGAAGACACAGGAGTGTACTTCATGCGACCGGATCCATCCAAAAACATAACTTTTGCAGTATCTCGCGACTGGACGAATAATCATGGATACGGTGACAATTGGATCATTTTCCAGCGACGGTTCAACGGTTCGGTCGATTTCTATCGCAACTGGACCGAGTACAAGCAAGGATTTGGTGATCTACGCGGCGAACACTGGCTAGGGTTGGAAAAGCTACACATGATCGTGAAAACCCAGCGACACGAGCTGCTCATCGTATTGGAAGACTTCGAAGGCGTGATTGCGTATGCACATTACGATGACTTTCAAATTGGAAATGAAACTGAGAAATACATCATAAAATCGGTCGGTAAATACACCGGCACGGCGGGTGATTCGTTTACCTATCACAAGGACcaattatttacaacaaaCGATCAGGATAATGATAAAGCTGATTACAATTGTGCCCAATCGTTTGTTGGCGGATGGTGGTTCAAGAGCTGTTATTTTAG ccatttgaatggaaaatatgtaGATGGAAATAACAAACTTGTACGTGGTATCAATTGGAATTCTTTTAGGGGAGATACAAACTCCTTGAAGAGCACCAAAATGATGGTTCGACCTGTTGAGTAA